In Xylanibacter ruminicola 23, a single genomic region encodes these proteins:
- the mltG gene encoding endolytic transglycosylase MltG has product MNWIKKSSYLVPIIVCALGILGIAYYYFVGSFSKLSATEYVYIDDNDNLDSVCVKLEPIASDHGLSAFRMLARHGGYMEHIRSGRYAIPPDQSTIKVFRNLKNGHQEPVKLTIPESRTMDRLAGYLSRKLMMDSVAIAILLSDSSFCAQQGYDTATIACLFVPNTYEVYWNISIENLMKRMQKENENFWNVQRTLKAEALKLSKNEVCTLASIIDEETANNAEKPMIAGMYLNRLKADMPLQADPTIKFALKDFAIKRIYHNMLQFDSPYNTYKNTGLPPGPIKIASVAGIDAVLNRTAHDYLYMCAKEDFSGTHNFARTYQEHLKNAAKYSKALNERGIK; this is encoded by the coding sequence ATGAATTGGATAAAAAAGTCAAGCTATCTGGTTCCTATTATTGTATGCGCATTAGGAATCTTAGGCATCGCATATTACTATTTTGTGGGGAGTTTTTCTAAACTCAGCGCCACCGAATACGTGTATATCGACGACAACGACAATCTTGATTCAGTATGCGTCAAATTGGAGCCTATTGCATCCGATCATGGCCTTTCAGCTTTTAGAATGCTCGCTCGCCATGGTGGATATATGGAGCATATTCGTAGCGGTAGATACGCCATCCCCCCCGACCAGAGTACGATAAAAGTATTCCGCAATCTGAAGAATGGACATCAGGAGCCTGTAAAACTCACCATTCCCGAAAGTCGTACCATGGACAGACTGGCCGGCTATCTGTCACGCAAACTGATGATGGACAGCGTTGCTATAGCCATCCTGCTCAGCGATTCGTCGTTCTGTGCGCAGCAGGGTTACGACACAGCCACTATCGCCTGCTTGTTCGTCCCCAACACCTACGAGGTTTATTGGAATATCTCTATAGAGAATCTGATGAAACGCATGCAGAAGGAGAACGAGAATTTCTGGAATGTACAGCGCACCTTGAAGGCCGAGGCCCTGAAACTGAGTAAAAATGAGGTTTGCACATTGGCCAGCATCATCGATGAGGAGACTGCCAACAATGCCGAGAAGCCAATGATTGCAGGTATGTATCTGAACCGACTGAAAGCAGACATGCCACTTCAGGCTGACCCTACCATCAAGTTTGCCTTGAAAGATTTCGCAATCAAGCGTATCTACCACAACATGCTGCAATTCGACAGTCCTTATAACACCTATAAGAATACCGGTCTGCCTCCCGGCCCCATCAAGATTGCATCGGTGGCAGGTATCGACGCTGTACTGAATCGCACAGCCCACGACTATCTGTACATGTGCGCCAAGGAGGACTTCTCTGGCACACATAATTTTGCCAGAACCTATCAGGAGCACCTGAAGAATGCAGCAAAATATTCAAAGGCTTTAAATGAAAGAGGCATTAAATAA